A window of the Branchiostoma floridae strain S238N-H82 chromosome 12, Bfl_VNyyK, whole genome shotgun sequence genome harbors these coding sequences:
- the LOC118427985 gene encoding calcium-binding protein LPS1-beta-like produces the protein MTPFLLLFAALVFPFPLASASPVKRQTTGVDADGDGLLSYAEVSAAMTLHEALVVLDRDGDGFIYLPQIIELWGTGDKFYELNTDGDDHLTFREIENGMTLQDFYNEFDFNGDGTLDVAEAYQINYIYDTINAPVTAVDPLDSNGDGQLSKLEVLSAMTYDEVLTAVDADGDGLMTRAELMVLFGNKTADFITAQDDNRDGSVSIGEAHHHHMRLDGVFDILDLDVV, from the exons ATGACTCCCTTCCTTCTACTGTTCGCTGCCCTGGTCTTTCCCTTTCCCCTGGCATCAGCGTCTCCGGTGAAGAG GCAGACAACAGGCGTAGATGCTGACGGTGACGGCCTGCTCTCCTATGCTGAGGTGTCCGCCGCAATGACACTACACGAGGCACTTGTCGTCCTGGACAGAGATG GTGACGGCTTCATCTACCTGCCGCAGATCATCGAGCTGTGGGGAACCGGAGACAAGTTTTACGAACTGAACACCGACGGCGACGATCACCTCACCTTCAGGGAGATTGAGAACGGGATGACTCTGCAGGACTTTTACAACGAGTTCGACTTCAACG GCGACGGGACTCTCGACGTTGCTGAAGCTTACCAGATCAACTACATCTACGACACGATCAACGCTCCAGTGACGGCCGTCGACCCCCTGGACTCGAACGGAGACGGACAACTGTCCAAGCTGGAAGTACTGAGCGCTATGACTTATGACGAGGTTTTGACTGCGGTTGACGCTGACG GCGATGGGCTCATGACCCGTGCTGAGCTGATGGTGCTGTTCGGTAACAAGACCGCCGACTTTATCACCGCCCAAGACGACAATCGCGACGGGTCGGTGAGCATTGGCGAGGCTCACCACCATCACATGAGACTGGACGGGGTCTTCGACATACTCGATCTCGACG TTGTTTAA
- the LOC118427375 gene encoding uncharacterized protein LOC118427375 has translation MQHGYPLSHRGGIIESVAILYLGSSQEPGRAGSRVTFSPTRNDPCKKFRTSGIFRCGRYDKRCSSKWWRRNSSLSASLRPPHPPRHSGHLSATRKGQLMKTVQPGQAPASAAGRAHEDGKARAGTGECRG, from the exons ATGCAACATGGCTACCCTCTGAGTCACCGTGGTGGGATAATAGAATCCGTTGCCATCCTCTACCTTGGAAG TTCTCAGGAACCGGGACGTGCTGGTTCACGCGTGACGTTCTCCCCCACCCGTAACGACCCTTGTAAGAAGTTTCGGACTTCAGGGATCTTCAGATGCGGCAGGTACGACAAAAGATGTAGCAGCAAGTGGTGGCGCAGGAACAGCAGCCTGTCAGCCTCTCTTAGGCCCCCTCACCCTCCTCGCCATTCCGGACACTTGAGTGCCACAAGGAAAGGACAGCTCATGAAGACGGTAcagcccgggcaggcaccggcgagtgccgcgggtagagctcacgaagatggtaaggcccgggcaggcaccggcgagtgtcgcgggtag